A region of Paenimyroides aestuarii DNA encodes the following proteins:
- a CDS encoding tetratricopeptide repeat protein, whose translation MRKANHFLYLSFLLGGISMNAQQSYNYTQENKDFYNAVSLYNEQQYAVAQILFDQVKIKNTNDEIQAESAYYSANCAIRLGQAGAEQKISQFIYDYPTSSKQAQAYVDVSNFYFSQGDYDQSLRYAEKINEAILSPADKDRINFQKGYAYFSKKQNAKAKTYLDQVDLEGAYGNQAKYYLGYISYANNDYDQANEYFANVESVEKYQERMGYYKADMQFKSGNFQKAIEEGLAQMPKSTETEKSELSKIIGESYFNLKQYDKALPYLLAYEGKNGKLSNVDFYQLGYSYYQQKDYEKAVSEFNKIISGKDAVAQNAYYHLGESYLKLNQRTQALNAFKNASEMDFSAKIQEDAYANYAKLSYDIGNPYKSVPEVITDFLVKYPETPYKQELSDLLVDSYISTKNYKAALEVLESNRTPLNKAAYQKVTFYRGVELFNEGKFSQANSMFNKSIAERQDNKYVARATYWRGESEYALNRFGDAYQTFTTFKQLPQAQNTPEFKSAEYNLGYAAYKLKNYSNANTHFKNYLAAVKDDAKKSDATLRLADGYFVTKQYGAAMEMYNSILNSNSPYKDYAAYQKAISYGFIDKTPTKIEELQKFIANYKSSSLIDDAIYELGSTYANTNQTNKSIETFNQLISNYPQSNLISKTILRQGLVYVNANQEDKAIERFKKVVADYPGSQDTMEAVQNARIVYLDSGRSNEFAAWVKNLDFVDISTAELENDVFTSAESQMAQNNNEGALKSLNDYVSNYPNGLHATKAYFNMAEIYFGNNKVAEAKANYEQVVKRGKSEYTEQSLIRLSNMYLNEKDKTNAQRVLNLLEINASNDNNKLFAQANLMKIAYEENDMNTAAKYANILAANSKVDKRIKADAIAISARMAFKNSDTANARKLYEQLNSIASGDLKAEALYYDAYFKNADKKYDASNKIIEKLVKEYSANKYYNAKGLVLLAKNFYQLKDSYQATYILESVISNATEYADVVTEAKTELNRIKTEESKRNSSVK comes from the coding sequence ATGCGAAAAGCGAATCATTTTCTATACCTATCCTTTTTGTTGGGCGGAATTTCTATGAATGCCCAACAATCTTACAACTACACGCAAGAAAACAAAGATTTTTACAACGCAGTAAGTTTATACAATGAACAACAATATGCCGTTGCTCAAATTTTGTTTGATCAAGTAAAAATAAAAAATACAAACGACGAAATACAAGCAGAAAGTGCATATTACAGTGCCAATTGCGCCATTCGTTTAGGGCAGGCAGGAGCCGAACAAAAAATCAGTCAGTTTATTTATGATTATCCCACCAGCAGTAAACAAGCACAAGCTTATGTTGATGTAAGCAATTTTTACTTCTCGCAAGGTGATTACGATCAATCTTTGCGTTATGCTGAAAAAATAAACGAAGCCATTTTAAGTCCGGCAGATAAGGATCGTATCAATTTTCAAAAAGGATATGCTTATTTCAGCAAAAAGCAAAATGCCAAAGCAAAAACATATCTCGATCAAGTGGATTTGGAAGGAGCGTATGGCAATCAAGCAAAATATTATTTAGGATACATTTCGTATGCCAACAACGATTACGATCAAGCAAATGAATACTTTGCCAATGTGGAATCTGTTGAAAAGTATCAAGAACGCATGGGCTACTACAAAGCCGATATGCAGTTTAAAAGCGGAAACTTTCAAAAAGCGATTGAAGAAGGTTTGGCACAAATGCCAAAATCTACCGAAACCGAAAAATCAGAGCTTTCAAAAATTATCGGCGAAAGCTATTTCAACTTGAAACAATACGATAAAGCATTACCCTATTTATTGGCTTATGAAGGTAAAAACGGAAAGCTAAGCAATGTGGATTTTTATCAATTGGGCTATTCGTATTACCAACAAAAAGACTACGAAAAAGCCGTTTCTGAGTTCAATAAAATTATCAGCGGAAAAGATGCTGTGGCTCAAAACGCCTATTATCACTTGGGTGAAAGTTATTTAAAATTAAATCAACGCACACAAGCTTTAAACGCATTTAAAAATGCTTCTGAAATGGATTTTTCTGCAAAAATTCAAGAAGATGCGTATGCAAATTATGCCAAATTAAGCTACGATATTGGAAATCCTTACAAAAGTGTTCCGGAAGTAATAACTGATTTTTTGGTGAAATATCCCGAAACGCCTTACAAACAAGAATTGAGTGACTTGTTGGTAGATTCTTATATATCAACCAAAAACTATAAAGCGGCTTTAGAAGTTTTAGAATCAAACCGCACGCCACTGAATAAAGCAGCTTATCAAAAAGTTACTTTTTATAGGGGAGTGGAACTGTTCAATGAAGGTAAATTCAGCCAGGCAAACAGTATGTTCAATAAATCAATTGCGGAACGCCAAGACAATAAATATGTGGCAAGGGCTACTTATTGGCGAGGCGAAAGCGAATATGCATTGAACCGTTTTGGCGATGCCTACCAAACATTTACCACTTTTAAACAATTGCCCCAAGCGCAAAACACGCCAGAATTTAAAAGCGCAGAATACAATTTGGGATATGCTGCCTACAAGTTGAAAAACTACAGCAATGCCAATACGCACTTTAAAAATTATTTGGCGGCGGTGAAAGACGATGCTAAAAAATCCGATGCCACTTTGCGTTTGGCAGATGGATACTTTGTAACCAAGCAATACGGAGCGGCAATGGAAATGTATAACTCCATTTTAAACAGCAATTCGCCTTATAAAGATTATGCGGCATATCAAAAAGCTATATCGTATGGTTTTATCGATAAAACGCCCACAAAAATTGAAGAATTACAAAAATTTATCGCTAATTATAAGTCGTCTAGTTTAATAGATGACGCCATTTATGAATTGGGAAGCACCTATGCCAACACCAATCAAACCAACAAATCTATTGAAACATTTAATCAATTAATTAGCAATTATCCGCAGTCTAATTTAATTTCAAAAACAATTCTGCGTCAAGGATTGGTTTATGTGAATGCAAACCAAGAAGACAAGGCAATTGAACGATTTAAAAAAGTGGTGGCCGATTATCCGGGTTCGCAAGATACCATGGAAGCGGTTCAAAATGCACGAATTGTTTATTTAGATTCAGGAAGATCTAATGAATTTGCCGCTTGGGTTAAAAATCTGGATTTTGTGGATATTTCTACCGCCGAATTAGAAAACGATGTGTTCACGTCGGCAGAAAGTCAAATGGCACAAAATAATAACGAAGGTGCGTTGAAAAGCTTAAACGATTATGTGAGCAATTATCCCAACGGATTACATGCTACAAAAGCTTATTTTAACATGGCAGAAATTTATTTTGGAAATAATAAAGTAGCCGAGGCGAAAGCCAATTATGAGCAGGTGGTAAAACGAGGAAAATCGGAATATACAGAGCAATCTTTAATTCGACTTTCTAATATGTATCTCAATGAAAAAGACAAAACAAACGCTCAACGTGTCTTGAATTTGTTAGAAATCAATGCTAGTAATGACAATAATAAGCTTTTTGCACAAGCAAACCTTATGAAAATTGCTTATGAAGAAAACGATATGAACACTGCTGCAAAATATGCCAATATTTTGGCTGCCAACAGCAAAGTGGACAAGCGCATTAAAGCAGATGCTATTGCGATTAGCGCCCGAATGGCGTTTAAAAACAGCGATACTGCCAATGCGCGTAAATTATACGAGCAGTTAAATAGTATTGCATCGGGTGATTTAAAAGCCGAAGCTTTGTATTATGATGCTTATTTTAAAAATGCTGATAAAAAATACGATGCATCAAACAAAATCATAGAAAAATTGGTAAAAGAATATTCGGCAAATAAATATTACAATGCCAAAGGCTTGGTTTTGCTGGCTAAAAACTTCTATCAATTGAAAGACAGTTACCAGGCAACTTATATTTTGGAGAGTGTAATTTCTAATGCCACAGAATATGCAGATGTGGTAACTGAAGCCAAGACAGAGTTGAATCGCATTAAAACAGAAGAATCGAAACGAAATTCATCGGTTAAATAA
- a CDS encoding PhoX family protein → MKKIYVGKIAFLAFASLFVTSCQDEAIPSQEEETNPETEVPETTINLVNHSNIPALVYGMPGFEDLEILTLISSSDKLEQSPNFVFGAQPDGAGFMKNPSGEGFMMITNHEILQSVSRVFLDKNFKPVRGEYIVDAVGGMTRLCSATLAEPAVHGFGPVFLTAGESGEESLVHAIDPLGFVNDRSRTDRVKPALGRASMENAVPLPSDVSGSGTFILIGEDQSYSTNHQSAGQLIMYHSNTRGDLDNGKLYALKRIDNTITEGSMTKNQSYAVEFVEIPNAKNLTGAEINAANITNNALRFSRVEDVDYRKGKGNGNEIYFTATGQASGGQPVPGYTMWGRVYKLVLDKNNMFKGTLEIIAEGDSNPGNDLINPDNICVTENYVYIQEDGDSFYAGANHDSYIWQYSMAKKSYKPWLNMKHNRGNAEWFNLFDQSGKLDKFGSWEYGAMIDVSDLVGIPGTFAVNIHPHTWQKPEFLNADGSGTQSNKEGGQVVLIKNVER, encoded by the coding sequence ATGAAAAAAATTTATGTAGGAAAAATAGCTTTTTTAGCTTTTGCTTCTTTATTCGTCACTTCATGCCAGGATGAAGCGATTCCTTCACAAGAAGAAGAAACCAACCCTGAAACCGAAGTTCCAGAAACAACTATTAACCTAGTGAATCATTCCAATATACCAGCATTGGTTTATGGAATGCCCGGATTTGAAGATTTAGAAATTTTAACGCTTATTTCATCTTCGGACAAGTTAGAACAATCTCCTAATTTTGTATTTGGTGCACAGCCAGACGGAGCCGGTTTCATGAAAAACCCAAGCGGTGAAGGTTTTATGATGATTACTAACCACGAAATTTTACAATCGGTATCGCGTGTGTTTTTAGACAAAAACTTTAAGCCGGTTCGTGGTGAATACATTGTTGATGCAGTTGGTGGAATGACACGGTTGTGTTCGGCTACCCTTGCAGAGCCGGCAGTTCATGGATTTGGACCGGTTTTTTTAACTGCGGGTGAATCGGGTGAAGAAAGCTTAGTGCATGCCATTGACCCATTGGGTTTTGTTAACGACCGTTCTAGAACAGACCGTGTGAAGCCCGCATTGGGAAGAGCAAGTATGGAAAACGCTGTTCCTTTACCTTCAGATGTATCGGGAAGTGGTACTTTTATTTTAATCGGTGAAGACCAAAGTTATTCAACCAATCATCAAAGTGCTGGTCAATTAATCATGTATCATTCCAACACACGTGGTGATTTGGATAACGGTAAGCTGTATGCTTTAAAAAGAATTGACAATACCATTACCGAAGGTAGCATGACAAAAAATCAATCGTATGCTGTGGAGTTTGTGGAAATTCCTAATGCTAAAAATTTAACAGGTGCCGAAATAAACGCTGCGAACATCACCAATAATGCCTTGCGTTTTTCAAGAGTTGAAGATGTGGATTACCGCAAAGGAAAAGGCAATGGAAACGAAATTTATTTTACTGCTACCGGACAAGCAAGTGGCGGACAACCAGTGCCTGGATATACCATGTGGGGACGTGTGTATAAATTGGTTTTAGATAAAAACAATATGTTTAAAGGAACATTAGAAATTATTGCAGAAGGTGATTCAAACCCTGGAAATGATTTAATAAACCCTGATAATATTTGTGTTACCGAAAACTATGTGTATATACAAGAAGATGGTGATTCTTTTTACGCTGGTGCCAATCATGACTCGTATATTTGGCAATACAGTATGGCAAAAAAATCGTATAAGCCTTGGTTAAATATGAAACACAACCGCGGCAATGCGGAATGGTTCAATTTATTTGACCAATCTGGTAAATTAGACAAATTTGGTTCATGGGAATATGGTGCGATGATCGATGTGTCTGATTTAGTGGGTATTCCTGGAACATTTGCCGTGAATATTCATCCACACACTTGGCAGAAACCTGAATTTTTGAATGCCGATGGCTCTGGTACACAAAGCAATAAAGAAGGCGGACAAGTAGTTTTAATTAAAAATGTTGAACGTTAA
- a CDS encoding cytochrome-c peroxidase, with protein sequence MKKIVLFLCISLLFFQCKKNNDYQINHEQTVQQHIIKNLQNLSEALQNFERLAQSNASESELQQHFLKCRLLFKNTEWATEYFLPKSSKLLNGPALDHLDLEENKFLDAEGFQVLEEYLYPHYQKEQQTEIIKQIRIIDNLIRAGITNFEATKPSKEQVFDALRLGIFKITTLGITGFDTPVSSLLFPESQAALKGIEDVLNIYKNELQRFESFQNSMELLRTAQTTINQSSNKNTFDYLGYIINYLDPIAQKIHQLQLDAQIPFVKRVSMLKPDAASLFARDAFDLNAVSADQNLKSNPEKIELGKKLFYDTHLSKNNTRSCASCHDPEKAFTDGLKVASDLAGSPLLRNTPSLNYAGFYHGQFWDMRQADIESLTTNVIENQEEMHGNMADILKMVQTDEYYATSFKKIYKDNKIEGWHVQNALASYVRSLSTFSSRFDDYMRGEKTALTSLEKEGFNVFVGKAKCATCHFLPIFNGTVPPRFSSSEQEVLGVPADVEVTILDNDLGRYIYNTDLYQLKNAFKTVTVRNIEKTAPYMHNGVFKSLEEVVNFYNKGGGLGFGLSVENQTLPADALDLSEHEQKALIAFMKALNDQ encoded by the coding sequence ATGAAAAAAATAGTTCTTTTTTTATGTATTTCGCTGTTGTTCTTCCAATGTAAAAAAAACAACGATTACCAAATTAATCACGAGCAAACCGTGCAACAGCACATCATCAAAAACCTACAAAATCTATCGGAAGCTCTTCAAAATTTTGAACGCTTGGCACAGTCAAATGCTTCAGAAAGCGAATTGCAACAGCACTTTTTAAAATGCAGATTGCTTTTTAAAAACACCGAGTGGGCAACGGAATATTTCTTGCCCAAATCGTCTAAATTGTTAAACGGTCCGGCTTTGGATCATTTAGATTTAGAAGAAAATAAATTTTTAGATGCTGAAGGTTTTCAAGTTTTAGAAGAATATTTATATCCTCATTATCAAAAAGAGCAACAAACCGAAATTATTAAACAAATTCGCATTATTGATAATTTAATCAGAGCAGGCATTACAAATTTTGAAGCTACAAAACCTTCAAAAGAGCAAGTTTTTGATGCCCTGCGATTGGGTATATTTAAAATTACTACTTTAGGCATCACCGGTTTTGATACCCCTGTAAGCAGTTTGCTTTTTCCAGAATCGCAAGCCGCTTTAAAAGGTATTGAAGATGTTTTAAATATTTATAAAAATGAATTACAAAGGTTTGAATCATTCCAAAATTCGATGGAATTATTGAGAACCGCACAAACAACCATCAACCAATCATCCAATAAAAATACTTTTGATTATTTGGGATATATTATCAATTATTTAGATCCAATTGCACAAAAAATACATCAATTGCAGCTTGATGCCCAAATTCCGTTTGTTAAACGTGTGAGTATGTTAAAGCCAGATGCTGCTTCACTTTTTGCACGAGATGCTTTTGATTTGAATGCTGTTTCGGCAGATCAAAACTTAAAATCGAATCCAGAAAAAATTGAATTAGGAAAGAAATTATTTTACGACACGCACTTATCCAAAAATAATACCCGCAGCTGCGCAAGTTGTCATGATCCCGAGAAGGCATTTACCGACGGATTAAAAGTGGCTTCCGATTTGGCAGGTAGTCCGTTGCTTCGCAACACACCTTCTTTAAATTACGCAGGTTTTTATCACGGACAATTTTGGGATATGCGGCAAGCAGATATAGAATCGCTTACTACAAATGTGATTGAAAACCAAGAGGAGATGCACGGCAATATGGCAGATATTTTAAAAATGGTACAAACCGATGAGTACTATGCAACTTCATTTAAAAAGATTTATAAAGACAATAAAATTGAAGGTTGGCATGTTCAAAATGCATTGGCAAGCTATGTGAGATCGCTAAGTACGTTTTCTTCGAGATTTGACGATTATATGCGTGGTGAAAAAACAGCTTTAACTTCCTTAGAAAAAGAAGGATTTAATGTTTTTGTTGGTAAGGCAAAATGTGCAACCTGTCATTTTTTACCAATTTTTAACGGAACCGTTCCGCCACGGTTTTCCTCTTCAGAACAAGAAGTTTTGGGGGTTCCTGCTGATGTGGAAGTTACTATTTTAGACAACGATTTGGGAAGATATATATACAATACCGATTTGTATCAATTGAAAAATGCATTTAAAACGGTGACTGTTCGCAATATTGAAAAAACTGCTCCATATATGCACAACGGTGTTTTTAAGTCTTTAGAAGAGGTAGTAAACTTTTACAACAAAGGTGGCGGTTTGGGTTTTGGTTTATCAGTAGAAAACCAAACGCTTCCGGCAGATGCTTTAGATTTATCGGAACACGAACAAAAAGCACTCATTGCGTTTATGAAAGCCTTAAACGATCAATAA